In Gammaproteobacteria bacterium, the genomic window TGGTAATTTCTGGGCCAAAAGAATCCATACTTGCCTCCCAGCCTTTATTCATGAATGCGGGGGCCAAATTATTTATTCCCCTAAAAGTAAGCGGCGCATTTCATTCGCAGTCTATGGAAGGAGCACGCAAAGAATTTAGCAATTTTCTTCAAGGATTCACTTTTGCTTCCCCAACCATTCCCGTAATTGCAAATATTAACGCCGAGCCTTATCCCTCCGGTAGTGAAGTAGCTACTTTTCTTGCCCAACAAATTACCCATCCGGTCTTATGGACACAAAGTGTAGAATATTTGAGTGGTCAAGGAGTGCAAAATTTTGAAGAAATTGGCCCAGGAAAGGTTTTAACCGGCCTTGTTACACGTATTCAAAAAGGGCAATAGCCTCTTCCAAGATCGTGTTGTAGCCTTGATCTACCTCAAGGCTAAACCGCCATTTTTAACTCTAGAAAAAAGGTAGGGGGACTCACCAGCGTTTTAGTGTGATGATCTAAAAAGGCCAAGGTAATGCGAGCACGACAGACTTCTTGGTACTCAGCGTTTTGCACCGAAAAAAGTAGCTCTTGACGCGCTTTAGAAGTCTCTCCTAACCCCATAGTAAATAACAATATTTCTCTATAGCGGACTTCTTTTTTATAAATTACTTCAATTTTCTGAACAAGAAGATAACACCCAGCAATATTAAATTCAGAATAGTGATAATGATCTAAAAATTGCACTTGGGCTTCATGCAATAAACTTACCATCGCATCATAGCCGACGTGATTACCATAGTTAATCGCCGAGATCTGTACCCCTATCTGGGTTTCGAAGACCTTAGGCGAAGGCAGTGGTATCACATGTTTACTAAAACTCATACTCTTTCGACTACCATTAGTTCTAATGCTTGCTTAGGCCAGAGCACATTAGTTGCCGTTTTTTCAAACACAAAATTTTTAGGCAAGGTAAATTGAAATTGCGAGCACATTAAAGTCAAGACTAAACAAGCTTCCATCGTCGCAAACTCTCTACCAATGCATGATCTTTGGCCTAGCCCAAAGGGAAGATAGGCTTTTTGTGCTGCTTCCGATAACCCTGCTCCCAAAAAACGCTCCGGATTAAACACCTCGGGTTCGGGCCAGTATTTAGCATCACGGTGAACATGATATACCGGGATCATAATATAGGAGCCTTTGGGAATCCGCAGATCTTCGGCAACATCGTCAGCCACCGCCACACGTGGAATGGTATAGACTGGCGGATATAATCTGAGCACCTCTTTAAAAACCGCTAACGTTTTGGGAAGTTTTTCTAAATCAGAATATTGAGGAAGGCGGCCATTTAACACCTCAGCATGTTCGTCATTAATAATATTTTGCCATTCGGGATTTTGAGCTAAGAGGTAAAACGCCCAGGTTAAAGAGGTGGCTACGGTTTCGTGCCCTGCAAGAATGAAACCCTTAAGTTCATTACGAATCAGAGTCAATGCTAGCGCCTGATCGGGCTCCTCATGGTATGCAGCCAAAAATGCATCCAGCAAATCATTCGATGGGGTTTTTTGCCCTAATCGTCGCTGAATGAAATCCTCCATAAGCGTATCATAGAGGTTCACCATTTTTTTGAAGGTTGACCCACGATTACTCACCTTCGCCAAATCGGTTACATCGACTAACTTTTCATAGTCAAAATCGCTCGTATGAAATAAGGTATTAAACAGTGCCCGCATCGCAAGCACTGTAATTGATCTTGAGATGTTAATTGACGGACCTTTTTTTAGATCTTGCTGGCACTTTTCTATCATCGATAAGCAGTTACTCACAATAGTCTCAGCGTAGGTAGGGTAATTAGCACGTTGTAGACTCGGCATAACCACGCGACGGTGCTTAGTCCATAGAGGGGGGTTATCCATAACAATTAGGGAATCGCCAAACACTGCTTTTAAATAGTGGTAAGAAGTCCCTACTACCTCAGCCCCTTTAAGATAATTATCTTTATTTTCAGAAAGAATATGATTAATAATAGGGGGAGATTCAACTATGACTACAGTATGTAGCTTTAGGGGAAAAGAAAAAATAGGGCCATGGGTGTTGATAAGTCCTTGCAGATAGCCGAAGTAATCCGTCTTTAGACCTCGCACCAACTCTCTTAATGGTATGTCAATTTGAGTTATCTCTTCCATATCTATATTTTAGTGTGCGATACCCAATAGCACAAACTTTAGGTGGTCAGTAGCGCTAAATGAGGCAAGTTCTGAGGCATTAAATGAGAGTAGAGTCCCACATTGTTGAAATTGACAAGAGAAAAAGCGTTTCTTACCATGGGTTAACACAGAATGATACCTAAATAACGGAACACTCTACTGTAATATACGGAGTGATAGTGAAAATAAAATACAGAGGTACAGTTTGAATAAACAAATGGCCCTTGCCTACCAAGACTTTATCAGTTCTCTTAAGAATTACAGGTTATGGCTTTACTTTGGCTGGTCGGATATTAAGTTACGGTATAAAGGCTCTGTGTTGGGACCCTTTTGGATTACATTGAGCACCTCAATATTTGTCGTTGCCATTGGCATTGTCTATAGTCACCTTCTGAATGAACCTTTAGCAATTTATATCCCCTACCTCACCGGAGGTTTACTGGTGTGGAATTACATTTCTGCCGTATTGATTGACAGCAGCGAGATGTTCCATAATTCGAAAAATTTTATTAGCCATATTCGATTACCTTACTTAATTTTTTTATATCGGGTCATCTGGCGCAATGTAATAATCTTCTTTCATAATTTTCTCGTTTACTTTCTGGTACTTTTTTACTTTGATACCCCCATCAATTGGAACTTTTTATTTTTTGTCCCTGGATTCATTTTGCTGACCTTTAACTTAACCTTTGTAGGACTTTTAGTGGGTCTCATTGGTACTCGATTTAGGGATATCCCCCCTGTAATAAATAGTGTCATCCAAATTATTTTCTTTATTACACCCATAGCGTGGATGTCAAAAACACTCAATGTTAATTCTTTCTTTATAAAATTTAATCCGGTAATTTATTTTTTAGATATAGTAAGGTCACCTCTTCTGGGGCAAGTACCACAATTAAGTTCTTGGGAAATCTGTATAGCTATTTCTCTTTTTCTCATTATAACTGTGGCTCCCATTTTTGCTATCAATCGCACCCGCATACCATTTTGGTTATAAAGGAAATTTATGTCTGAGATTATTTTAGAAAATGTGACACTACGATATCCAATTTATGGTGCGAGCACCCGCTCATTCAAACATACACTAGTCAATATTGCGACCGGCGGCCAATTCACTAAAAACAACAAAAAAGTTGAAGTAAAGGCCTTAGATAAAATCAGCTTTGCACTAAATAAAGGCGATAAATTAGGATTAATAGGACATAACGGCGCTGGCAAATCTACTTTACTACGAACCTTAGCCGGAATTTACGAGCCCCAAGAAGGCGGCATTCATGTCAAAGGAGAAATATCTTCTTTATTAGATTTACATGTAGGCATGCAATTTGAATCAAGTGGCTATGAAAATATAAGAGTTCGCGGCTTAATTATGGGCATGTCTAAAAAAGAGACCAAAAAAACCATTCAGGATATTGAGCAATTTACTGAACTAGGGGATTTTTTATCAATCCCGGTGAAAACATATTCTTCCGGTATGATCATGCGGCTAGCATTCGGGATGTCCACATCGTTTACTCCCGACATTTTGTTGATAGATGAAGTGATAGGAACGGGCGATGCCAATTTTATGAAACAAGCCCATAACCGCTTAGATCATTTTATTGCAAAATCGAACATCCTAGTATTATCTTCCCATTCTTCTGAGATTATACAACGATTCTGCAACAAAGTTTTGTGGCTAGAACACGGCACCATTAAAGATTTTGGGGCCACTCAGGAAATATTAGCTAAATATAATGCTCAATATTAGGGCCTGCCTACTACCCCCGCTCCTCTTGCACCGTATAACCTCCTCCTTACGTCGTCCCGCGGCTTTTCCCCGGGATCCAGAAACGTTGTGTACATTATCCCTTGTTTTTATCGAGTACCTTTTTTTCGAAAGTTAAAACATAATGCCATATCAAACTAAAAATTTTGTATGAACTAAACAGAACCTGGATCCCGCGGACAAGCCTCAGCTAACCTCCTCCTTACGTCGTCCCGCGGCTTGTCCGCGGGATCCAGAAACATTGTGTACATTATCCTTTGTTTTTATCGAGCACCTTTTTTTCGAAAGTTAAAACATGCCATATCACACTAAAAATCTTGCATGAACTAAACAGAACCTGGATCCCGCGGACAAGCCGCGGGACGACGTAAGGAGGAGATCTGCTCGGAACGACTGAGAAGAGATGGTCTCGACTGAGAAGAGATGGTCTCGACTGAGAAGAGATTAGCTATTGAGCAGCGTGGGAGGAACAACCTGATTTAAATAGGAAATAGGTTATGAAGGAGAGTTTTGTTTATATCTTAGCAAACCGACGTAATGGGACTTTATACGTGGGATCGACATCTGATTTAGTAAAAAGGGTATGGGAACATAAAAATAACCTCACCCCAGGGTTTACAGCAAAATATAACATTCATCAATTAGTGTATTACGAAGCGCATCAAGAAATAATGGAAGCAGCGCGAAGAGAAAGACGGTTAAAGAATTGGTGTAGAGAGTGGAAAATAAATATCATTGAAAAATTCAATCCTACATGGCGTGATTTGTACAGTGAAATCAGCGCCTAGCAGGATCCCCGCCCGAGATGACCGAGCCACAGATAACGGGAAGCGAGTAAAAAAGGCAACCGACTGCATCACCCTTCCCCCTCAACCGTCGTCCCGCGGCTTGTCCGCGGGATCCAGACATTTATGGGTAGGCAGTAGCTCCAAATTACTTTTCTCAATTTTTAGAATCTTTTCTTACTCATTATCTCATTAAAATGCATTTGTAATCGGGCATGAAATTTAATAAACCAAGGAAGAAGGAATACTATTAAAAGTGCTGGAATAATCAGCGCGCAGATCAAAAGCCAGGTGGGAATAGAAAGATCTTGAGTTATGGCTAAGAGAAAAAATAAAAAGCCAAAAAGAATGAGGCTAGGAAGGATATAGGAAATTAAACTGCGAATTTTTAAAAATCTCTCATTATTTTGTTTGTTACTAAAAATCACTTCTGCCAATAACATGCAAAGTACGTGTAATTTTCTGTATATAGCAATTAAAAATGGCAAGGAAAGGATTAATGCTAGATTCCAAATGATGGCGATTAAAAAATTCTCTCCAAGAATATGCTTTAACCTATCCCCCATCTGAGTAGAAGGAATGGCATCAAACCCAAGGAAAATGGCGATGACAATTAAAAAATTGATCAGTATGATAATCAAACTGCGTCGGATTAGATTGACCATTCCTAAACGATCATCACCGGGTGTAAAGCAACGTAGGGCAGTTCGATAGCGCCGAAACATTTTTTGCACGGGTCTTGGAATATGCTGAGCCAGAAAAGTGGAAAAAGGATCAGAAAGCTTAATCAAATAAGGCGTAAGCAAGGTGGTAAATGCGGACACGGCTACTGCAATCGGATAAAGAAATTTATCAGTAACATTCAGTGAAATACCAAGGGTAGCAATAATGAACGAAAACTCTCCAATTTGAGCAAGACTCATACCAACACGCAGAGCAGTTCTGCCATCTTTACCTGTAATAAGGGCTCCTAAGCTACAACTTATAATTTTTCCCAACACTACTGCGACAGTAATCACCAGAATTGGAATCGCACAAGTCGCCAGAACGCGTGGATCAAATAATAATCCTACCGAAACAAAAAAAATGGCGCTAAACATATCCTTCAAGGGGAAAACCAACCGCTGGATGACCCCAAGTTCATGCGATTCTGCAATGATCGCGCCGATTAAAAATGCTCCCAATGCCACACTATAATTTAGTTTTGAAACTAATAAACAAAATCCAAAACAAAGCCCCAGAGCGCAAATCAAGAGCATTTCTTTATTTTTAAAATTAGCAACATAAGCCAGTATTTTAGGTATTAATAAAATTCCTGCGATTAACGAGATAACCAGAAAGGAAGCCAGCTTCATCAACGCTAAAAAAATATCATTGACGGCTATCGTACCTGAAGTTGCCATGGTGGAAAGCAGCGCCAGAATGGTAATCGCAAATATATCTTCGATAATCAGAATTCCAAAAATTAGATTGGCAAATTCTTCCTGCTTCATTCCTAGCTCTTCGAGCGCCTTGACAATAATGGTAGTGGAGGAAATGGCAAGGATAGCGCCTAAAAAAAGTGAATTCGTGGGCGACCAATTGAAAAGTCTTCCGATACCATAGCCCACCAGAATCATTAACATGATTTCGGAAAAGGCGGCAATGAATGCTACTAAGCCTACTTTACGCAGTTTGTGTAAATTGAATTCAAGTCCCAATGAAAACATTAAAAAAATAACACCGAGCTCGGCCAATATCTTGATAATTTTTTCATCATGAATGAACATAAAAGGAGGAGTGTAAGGACCTATGATAACGCCGGCCAGAATATAGCCGAGAACGACGGGTTGATTAAAACGATGGAATATTACCGTAATAATCGCAGCAATAAGCATAATCACTGCTAAATCTTGTACAAAGACTACCCCATGCATGCATTACCTTATCACTAAATCATATTTATTCTTCGCCTGCGAATTCCAGTATGTCTCCTGGTTGACAGCTTAAATGTTTACAAATCGCCTCGAGTGTAGAAAACCGAATGGCTTTCGCTTTGCCATTCTTTAATATTGACAAATTTTGTTCAGTGATGCCAATTAGTTGTGCTAATTGATTGGAGCGCATCTTGCGCTTTGCGAGCATTACATCAATATTTACTATCAATCCCATCTTCCTTTCGCCTATATGGTTAAAGCTTGCTCTTCATTTAGCTTATGACCTTCATTCATTATCCATGCAATTAAAATCACTAACCCACCGATAGCAAGCGCCAAAAGGTCGGCTGCACCAAATCTGATGACAATTTGTCGGTGCCCAACTTGGTTCTGAAACGTTAAAATTATACTGATCAAGGCATCTACTATTTTGCTACAAACCACCCAAGCAAAAAATGAATAGCCTAATTTGCGGTAATAAGACACGTTAGCAAGAGAAAAAATCTCACCTTGTTCATAGTTTTTGAACAATTTTAAAAGTTGGTTAAGGGCATAAAAGATAACACTTACCTGCAACATACTCGCCAGACAGGCCAATAGTATGGTGGTGCTATTAATATTAATATGCGTCAGATTAAGCGCATGGGGGAGTAACGTCACCGTGATTTCAGCAGGAAGCTGATTATAAAAAATCCAGATAGACAAATTCAGAATAGGAACCAAAATGAAGGCCAGTTTGAATAGAATCCTAAACTTCATGCTTATAGATTTTATTTTGCTCATAAGGCTTCCTCTAAAATTTAATATTGCATTAATTATTTATCGTCTGTCAATAAATTATTGCTGACATTCGCTTGATTAGTCCTGCATTGATCTCCATAAGCTATCATAGCTGCCAGCCTCATGAAAGTAGGTTACGACATTTGACACTCGGCATAGCTTCATTTTATATTGAGCAGATCCAATCAATGACTAAAGATGACCCTCTATGGAAAAATGCCCTTGTTGTAAAACAAAAAAATACCTCGCCTGTTGTGGCCGTTTTATTAAATTAAAACAACACCCTGAAACACCTGAGGAGCTCATGCGTTCGAGGTATACGGCCTACACACTCGGCAATATGGATTATATCCTTGAAACAATGAAGTCACCCGCTGCTGACAATTTTGATAGAGCTGCTGCTAAAAAATATGCGTTACAGACCCGCTGGGGCACTCTGGAAGTACTGAAATCAATGACAGAACAAAACAAAGGGTGGGTGGAGTTTATCGCCCATTTTAAAGTCGAGGGTGCTGAGCAGATATTACACGAAATTAGTGAATTCAGATTAGACGAAGGCAAATGGTATTATATTGATGGGGAGATCCAAACCCAACCTCACAGCTGTGCTCATTGCTAATTATTCAAAGGGGGAACCCCCTGTAGCGGGCGCTCTCGATTCAATAGCACGTAACTCCCAATTATGTGCATAGCGTTTGGCCAATTCTGCATCCGTAATAATGATCAGATTCTCGGCATTTCGCTCTTCTGCAGCACGCGTAAAGTTGAATGACCCCGTAATAACCGTTTTTTTATCGATGATCATCACCTTGTTGTGGGCAATACTGGGCTTATAATCTACCAGCAAGGGTAAATGATAATCTGTGAAAAATTTAGCGGATGAAAAGCCGCGAGTTTTAAACTGACTTTTATCAAGGATGACCTTTACCTCCACCCCTCTTTTGTGCGCTTGAATTAACGCTTTGGCAATCGGCGCGGAAGTAAACGAATAAGCTTGGACCAGCACTTGATTTTGTGCATTCGCTATTGTTGAGATGATCAGATCGGTACAATGTTGCGCGGGAGTAAAGCATATCTTGTAAGATGCATCACTGGAAAATTTATCTGCGAAAGAAAGTGTCGGAAAGAAAAATAATGCGATAACGAGAGCAATTTTCATTTTGATGACTCTTATAATTATTATTTATTTGTATCTACTCGCACCTAAAGTGATTAGTTGGCTAGCAGGCTTCTAGCGGCGAGTAGTTACATTTATTTATTATGAGCTGTCTTAACTAACTGTCAACCTTCATATAATTTTAACAGTGCAAACTCTAAAAGATTCTTATACAATCTCTCCCTCAATAAAGGAGAATGCCATGACAGAAGAACCACGCCCCCTAAATCGCATGCCTTGGTTAGTACCAAATTTAACTGTAAAAGACGTGGGTGCTGCCGCTAATTTCTATAGTAAAGCCTTTAGTTTTTTTATAAAGGGCACTACAAGTGGTGAAGATGACAGTGATTGGCACGCTGAATTACAATATAAAGATCAAATTATCATTTTGAGTAAAGAAGGCATTCCCGGTAAAACCACCTCTACCCCCAACAATATTGGTTTACCCTCCTCCATGAATCTTTATTTCTATTGTGAAGATGTGGATAAAATTTTTCATCAAGCACTGTTAGCAGGTGCGCAAGTTAAAACGCAACCTATAGACACTCAATGGGGTGACCGAATTGCGGTGGTGTCTGATTTAGATGGATACTACTGGGTAATTGCAACTGCTCATAAGCAAATGAATTAACGAACAATCGCAATAAAAAATATAAGATTTTAAGCAACTATTTAGCACTCATTTAAGACTTGGCAAGAACGTTCAGATATGACGTTCGCATCCAGAGGCTGAACTGTTAAGACTAATACACACTATCATTACAATTAAATTATGACGCAGATTTGTTTACGTAACATTACTCTTAGCTTCTCAAGTCAACCTCTGATGGAGGATGCCAACTTATACATTGATGCCGGTGAACACGTTACCCTCATTG contains:
- a CDS encoding acyl-CoA thioesterase, with the translated sequence MSFSKHVIPLPSPKVFETQIGVQISAINYGNHVGYDAMVSLLHEAQVQFLDHYHYSEFNIAGCYLLVQKIEVIYKKEVRYREILLFTMGLGETSKARQELLFSVQNAEYQEVCRARITLAFLDHHTKTLVSPPTFFLELKMAV
- a CDS encoding cytochrome P450, which produces MEEITQIDIPLRELVRGLKTDYFGYLQGLINTHGPIFSFPLKLHTVVIVESPPIINHILSENKDNYLKGAEVVGTSYHYLKAVFGDSLIVMDNPPLWTKHRRVVMPSLQRANYPTYAETIVSNCLSMIEKCQQDLKKGPSINISRSITVLAMRALFNTLFHTSDFDYEKLVDVTDLAKVSNRGSTFKKMVNLYDTLMEDFIQRRLGQKTPSNDLLDAFLAAYHEEPDQALALTLIRNELKGFILAGHETVATSLTWAFYLLAQNPEWQNIINDEHAEVLNGRLPQYSDLEKLPKTLAVFKEVLRLYPPVYTIPRVAVADDVAEDLRIPKGSYIMIPVYHVHRDAKYWPEPEVFNPERFLGAGLSEAAQKAYLPFGLGQRSCIGREFATMEACLVLTLMCSQFQFTLPKNFVFEKTATNVLWPKQALELMVVERV
- a CDS encoding ABC transporter permease, which codes for MNKQMALAYQDFISSLKNYRLWLYFGWSDIKLRYKGSVLGPFWITLSTSIFVVAIGIVYSHLLNEPLAIYIPYLTGGLLVWNYISAVLIDSSEMFHNSKNFISHIRLPYLIFLYRVIWRNVIIFFHNFLVYFLVLFYFDTPINWNFLFFVPGFILLTFNLTFVGLLVGLIGTRFRDIPPVINSVIQIIFFITPIAWMSKTLNVNSFFIKFNPVIYFLDIVRSPLLGQVPQLSSWEICIAISLFLIITVAPIFAINRTRIPFWL
- a CDS encoding ABC transporter ATP-binding protein, with the protein product MSEIILENVTLRYPIYGASTRSFKHTLVNIATGGQFTKNNKKVEVKALDKISFALNKGDKLGLIGHNGAGKSTLLRTLAGIYEPQEGGIHVKGEISSLLDLHVGMQFESSGYENIRVRGLIMGMSKKETKKTIQDIEQFTELGDFLSIPVKTYSSGMIMRLAFGMSTSFTPDILLIDEVIGTGDANFMKQAHNRLDHFIAKSNILVLSSHSSEIIQRFCNKVLWLEHGTIKDFGATQEILAKYNAQY
- a CDS encoding GIY-YIG nuclease family protein, translating into MKESFVYILANRRNGTLYVGSTSDLVKRVWEHKNNLTPGFTAKYNIHQLVYYEAHQEIMEAARRERRLKNWCREWKINIIEKFNPTWRDLYSEISA
- a CDS encoding cation:proton antiporter, giving the protein MHGVVFVQDLAVIMLIAAIITVIFHRFNQPVVLGYILAGVIIGPYTPPFMFIHDEKIIKILAELGVIFLMFSLGLEFNLHKLRKVGLVAFIAAFSEIMLMILVGYGIGRLFNWSPTNSLFLGAILAISSTTIIVKALEELGMKQEEFANLIFGILIIEDIFAITILALLSTMATSGTIAVNDIFLALMKLASFLVISLIAGILLIPKILAYVANFKNKEMLLICALGLCFGFCLLVSKLNYSVALGAFLIGAIIAESHELGVIQRLVFPLKDMFSAIFFVSVGLLFDPRVLATCAIPILVITVAVVLGKIISCSLGALITGKDGRTALRVGMSLAQIGEFSFIIATLGISLNVTDKFLYPIAVAVSAFTTLLTPYLIKLSDPFSTFLAQHIPRPVQKMFRRYRTALRCFTPGDDRLGMVNLIRRSLIIILINFLIVIAIFLGFDAIPSTQMGDRLKHILGENFLIAIIWNLALILSLPFLIAIYRKLHVLCMLLAEVIFSNKQNNERFLKIRSLISYILPSLILFGFLFFLLAITQDLSIPTWLLICALIIPALLIVFLLPWFIKFHARLQMHFNEIMSKKRF
- a CDS encoding helix-turn-helix transcriptional regulator; translated protein: MGLIVNIDVMLAKRKMRSNQLAQLIGITEQNLSILKNGKAKAIRFSTLEAICKHLSCQPGDILEFAGEE
- a CDS encoding DUF2975 domain-containing protein → MSKIKSISMKFRILFKLAFILVPILNLSIWIFYNQLPAEITVTLLPHALNLTHININSTTILLACLASMLQVSVIFYALNQLLKLFKNYEQGEIFSLANVSYYRKLGYSFFAWVVCSKIVDALISIILTFQNQVGHRQIVIRFGAADLLALAIGGLVILIAWIMNEGHKLNEEQALTI
- a CDS encoding phospholipase D family protein, giving the protein MKIALVIALFFFPTLSFADKFSSDASYKICFTPAQHCTDLIISTIANAQNQVLVQAYSFTSAPIAKALIQAHKRGVEVKVILDKSQFKTRGFSSAKFFTDYHLPLLVDYKPSIAHNKVMIIDKKTVITGSFNFTRAAEERNAENLIIITDAELAKRYAHNWELRAIESRAPATGGSPFE
- a CDS encoding VOC family protein, giving the protein MTEEPRPLNRMPWLVPNLTVKDVGAAANFYSKAFSFFIKGTTSGEDDSDWHAELQYKDQIIILSKEGIPGKTTSTPNNIGLPSSMNLYFYCEDVDKIFHQALLAGAQVKTQPIDTQWGDRIAVVSDLDGYYWVIATAHKQMN